In the bacterium genome, one interval contains:
- a CDS encoding c-type cytochrome domain-containing protein, which produces MRGLVLLAALAGLAGCTDLGEEADPPAGTFTSFLADVSPILTGNCVACHGAGGYGGLDLSTHAGVMAGGASGPAVVAGDPEASRLVQRISATDAAQRMPLGGQLAAAQILIIRHWIEEGAEEN; this is translated from the coding sequence ATGAGGGGTCTGGTGCTCCTCGCGGCGCTGGCCGGCTTGGCCGGCTGCACGGATCTGGGGGAGGAGGCCGATCCTCCGGCGGGCACCTTCACGAGCTTCCTGGCCGATGTCTCCCCCATTCTGACCGGCAATTGCGTGGCTTGCCACGGAGCGGGAGGCTATGGCGGGCTTGACCTCTCGACCCATGCCGGAGTGATGGCGGGAGGGGCAAGCGGTCCGGCGGTGGTGGCCGGGGATCCGGAGGCCAGCCGCCTGGTGCAGCGCATCTCGGCCACGGACGCGGCCCAGCGCATGCCACTGGGAGGACAACTGGCGGCGGCGCAGATCCTGATCATCCGCCATTGGATCGAAGAAGGGGCTGAGGAGAACTAG
- a CDS encoding YceI family protein codes for MKGMMRVLTLLLLAGGLAAAPRTFQVRPGAAHTKVSFHSEATIESFDGSTRQVKGQVTVDPGNPGEGAAAWFEVDLTTLDTGLSLRNTHMRENHLHTDKHPVTRFEMKSLTGQVPPLKAGTTARLTASGDFALHGVTKPRTVPVDVTWHAEGSGTPARHKGEVLHLLCRFVVALADHQIPRPQFLFMKVAETMEVTVDLWAVAP; via the coding sequence ATGAAGGGCATGATGCGTGTCCTGACACTGCTGCTGCTGGCCGGCGGCCTGGCGGCGGCGCCCCGCACCTTCCAGGTGAGGCCCGGTGCCGCCCACACCAAGGTCTCGTTCCATTCGGAGGCGACGATCGAATCCTTTGACGGCAGCACGCGCCAGGTCAAGGGTCAGGTGACGGTGGATCCGGGCAATCCGGGCGAGGGGGCCGCCGCCTGGTTCGAGGTCGACCTCACCACGCTGGACACGGGTCTCTCGCTGCGCAACACCCACATGCGCGAAAACCATTTGCATACGGACAAACATCCGGTGACCCGCTTTGAGATGAAGAGCCTCACCGGACAGGTGCCACCCCTGAAGGCGGGGACCACGGCGCGGTTGACGGCAAGCGGGGATTTCGCGCTTCATGGCGTCACCAAGCCGCGCACCGTGCCGGTGGATGTGACCTGGCATGCCGAGGGGAGCGGCACGCCGGCCAGGCACAAGGGAGAGGTCCTGCACCTGCTCTGCCGCTTCGTCGTGGCTCTGGCGGACCATCAGATCCCACGTCCCCAGTTCCTCTTCATGAAGGTGGCCGAGACGATGGAGGTGACCGTGGACCTCTGGGCGGTGGCGCCATGA
- a CDS encoding ABC transporter ATP-binding protein has protein sequence MLRLEQLDIRLGGFALRGIDLDLHEGEYLVLLGASGTGKTVLLETLAGLHRPAGGCIRLDGRDITMEPIQSRSMALVYQDQALFPHMTVRQNVAYSLAGRGLGHAAREEILGGLATVTGIADLMGRRPATLSGGEAQRVALARALARHPRYLLLDEPLASLDCDARSGLRSLLRNLHRSGHTILHVTHDFEEALALATRVAVLEDGRIVQAGPPAEVFRHPRSRFVARFTGIRNVLRGRLESCDEDGMTMGRFHVEGLTFSVMTEDEGGRGCLMFRGEDVYLAVERPRAELPNLYPGRVRDLVPARGGVEVEIDIGIAIHALLDEGLVRQLGLAAGREVWTSLSSTAGRFIGEGS, from the coding sequence GTGTTGCGCCTTGAGCAATTGGACATCCGCCTGGGCGGCTTTGCCCTGCGCGGCATCGACCTCGACCTGCACGAAGGCGAGTACCTCGTGCTGCTGGGAGCCTCCGGCACGGGCAAGACCGTGCTCCTGGAGACGCTGGCCGGCCTGCACCGGCCCGCGGGCGGCTGCATCCGGCTGGATGGGCGGGACATCACGATGGAGCCGATCCAGAGTCGGTCCATGGCGCTGGTCTACCAGGACCAAGCCCTCTTTCCCCATATGACCGTGCGCCAGAACGTGGCCTATTCCCTTGCCGGACGGGGCCTGGGACACGCCGCGCGGGAGGAGATCCTGGGCGGGCTGGCTACCGTGACGGGCATCGCGGACCTGATGGGGCGCCGCCCGGCCACGCTGTCCGGAGGAGAGGCGCAACGTGTGGCGCTGGCGCGGGCCCTGGCGCGCCATCCCCGCTACCTGCTGCTGGACGAACCCCTCGCCTCCCTCGATTGCGACGCGCGGAGCGGCTTGCGTTCCCTCTTGCGAAATCTGCACCGGTCGGGCCACACCATCCTGCACGTCACCCACGACTTCGAGGAGGCCCTGGCGCTGGCCACGCGCGTGGCCGTGCTCGAGGACGGCCGCATCGTCCAGGCGGGGCCGCCCGCCGAAGTCTTCCGCCATCCCCGCAGCCGCTTCGTGGCCCGCTTCACGGGCATCCGCAACGTCCTCCGCGGTCGGCTGGAAAGCTGCGACGAGGATGGCATGACCATGGGCCGCTTCCACGTGGAGGGTCTCACCTTCTCCGTCATGACCGAGGACGAGGGGGGGCGGGGCTGTCTCATGTTCCGGGGCGAGGATGTCTACCTGGCGGTGGAACGGCCCCGGGCCGAGCTGCCCAATCTCTACCCCGGCCGCGTCCGCGACCTGGTGCCCGCCCGTGGCGGAGTGGAGGTGGAGATCGACATCGGCATCGCCATCCACGCCCTGCTCGACGAAGGACTCGTCCGCCAGTTGGGGCTGGCCGCGGGGCGGGAGGTGTGGACCTCGCTCAGCAGCACGGCCGGCCGCTTCATCGGAGAAGGATCATGA
- a CDS encoding ABC transporter permease, with the protein MKRLDGLQLAFSALGGIVLLFILAPLVGVFLRSGQHSLVLAAADPEVRASIGLTLWTSMAATLCCALPAIPLAWLLARRRFPLRGLVMGVIDLPIIIPHSAAGIALLGVLARHTPAGTLAGKLGISFVSTPAGIMAAMAFVSLPFLVNAARTGFQEVPERLEKAALNLGASPLRVFLTVSMPLARRSILTGLVLMWARGMSEFGAVIIMAYHPTVAPVMIYERFSTFGLAHALPVTALFILVCLALFVALKALAGDSRRVAP; encoded by the coding sequence ATGAAACGCCTCGACGGACTGCAACTCGCCTTCAGCGCGCTGGGCGGCATCGTCCTCCTCTTCATCCTGGCCCCGCTGGTGGGCGTCTTCCTGCGTAGCGGCCAGCACAGCCTGGTCCTGGCCGCGGCCGATCCCGAGGTGCGGGCCAGCATCGGGCTCACCTTGTGGACCTCCATGGCCGCCACCCTCTGTTGCGCCCTCCCCGCCATTCCCCTGGCCTGGCTGCTGGCGCGCCGCCGATTTCCCCTGCGCGGCCTGGTGATGGGCGTCATCGACCTGCCCATCATCATCCCCCATTCGGCGGCGGGCATCGCCCTGCTCGGCGTGCTGGCGCGCCATACCCCGGCGGGAACGCTGGCGGGGAAGCTGGGCATCTCCTTCGTCTCCACGCCGGCCGGCATCATGGCGGCCATGGCCTTCGTCAGCCTGCCCTTCCTGGTCAACGCCGCCCGCACGGGATTCCAGGAGGTGCCGGAGCGTCTGGAGAAGGCCGCCCTCAATTTGGGTGCCTCGCCCCTGCGCGTCTTCCTCACGGTGTCGATGCCCCTGGCCCGCCGCTCCATCCTGACCGGTCTGGTGCTGATGTGGGCGCGCGGCATGAGCGAGTTTGGCGCCGTCATCATCATGGCCTACCATCCCACCGTCGCGCCGGTGATGATCTACGAACGCTTCAGCACCTTCGGCCTGGCCCACGCCCTGCCCGTCACGGCCCTGTTCATCCTGGTCTGCCTCGCGCTTTTTGTCGCGCTGAAGGCCCTGGCTGGAGACTCCCGCCGTGTTGCGCCTTGA
- a CDS encoding extracellular solute-binding protein, producing MRRGTAILLLALFHGLVFGREPVGTLVIFHAGSLAVPMAELGREFNRLHPGLEIRREADGSRVCARKISELGRACDVMASADYRVIDELLIPGHASWNLRFASNELVVAMGKGRVQSRRVTADNVFDRMLSGELVFGRSDPDSDPCGYRTVHAIRLAGLEAGRPGMADSLLALHHRHMRPKEVDLLALLEMGEIDCLFIYRSVAVQHGLDMVALPAAINLGDPALDESYRRVWADVAGKRPGETTRLHGESMVYGVTIPTSSPNPTAALAFVRFLLEKEQGGAILARLGQPGVAPAPTDCWEALPAVLRPYARPALNREATP from the coding sequence ATGAGGCGCGGCACGGCGATCCTGCTCCTGGCCTTGTTCCATGGCCTTGTCTTCGGTCGGGAGCCTGTCGGCACGCTGGTGATCTTCCATGCCGGCAGCCTGGCCGTGCCCATGGCCGAGCTGGGTCGCGAGTTCAACCGCCTCCACCCCGGGCTGGAGATCCGCCGCGAGGCGGACGGCAGCCGCGTCTGCGCACGCAAGATCAGCGAACTGGGCCGTGCCTGCGATGTGATGGCCTCGGCCGACTACCGGGTGATTGATGAGCTGCTCATCCCCGGCCATGCCTCCTGGAACCTGCGCTTCGCCTCCAATGAACTGGTGGTGGCGATGGGCAAGGGAAGGGTCCAATCCAGGCGCGTGACGGCGGACAATGTCTTCGATCGCATGCTGAGCGGCGAGTTGGTCTTCGGGCGCTCCGACCCCGACAGCGATCCCTGCGGCTACCGCACCGTGCATGCCATCCGGCTGGCCGGCCTCGAGGCCGGCCGGCCGGGCATGGCCGATTCCCTCCTCGCCCTGCATCACCGGCACATGCGTCCCAAGGAGGTGGACCTCCTCGCCCTCCTGGAAATGGGCGAGATCGACTGCCTCTTCATCTACCGCTCGGTGGCGGTCCAGCACGGGCTGGACATGGTGGCGCTGCCGGCGGCGATCAACCTGGGGGACCCCGCCCTCGACGAGTCCTACCGGCGGGTCTGGGCGGACGTGGCGGGGAAGCGCCCGGGCGAGACGACGCGCCTCCATGGCGAGTCCATGGTTTACGGCGTGACCATTCCCACGAGCAGCCCCAATCCCACGGCGGCCCTGGCCTTTGTCCGCTTCCTGCTGGAGAAGGAGCAGGGCGGCGCCATCCTGGCGCGGCTGGGGCAGCCGGGCGTGGCGCCGGCCCCCACGGATTGCTGGGAGGCCCTGCCCGCCGTCTTGCGGCCCTATGCCCGGCCGGCGCTGAACCGCGAGGCGACGCCATGA
- the hybB gene encoding Ni/Fe-hydrogenase cytochrome b subunit codes for MIDFLKRTSPGLLALYILAAVGLLLIGYRFVMGLGAVTNLSDSYPWGLWIGVDVLAGIALAAGGFVVAGSVHLFGLTRFHSLTRPAIATAFLGYLIFIFGLIVDLGRPWNLWRAIFNWNHSSPMFEVAWCVMLYTSVLLLEFLPPVFERFRLSALHEHWKRLAPWFIVFILTLFTFAMTDSVVWAVVMLAILMGWELLFRLKLSSRSIQMPLLMIMAGVMFSTMHQSSLGTLFTLVPHRLHALWYSPMLPVLFLLSAIMVAPAMVIVECFASEKGLGHKLDIRPLTSFARAMPWLLGTYLLVKIVDLVLRGAVYDALAISWQSWSWWGELLVGVVLPFALFLSRDVREKRGGLLTSAALVVIGLLWNRINVTVVGMIDPDGSVYHPYWAEILITLGLISLGILAYRVISMYLPIHGHADPATS; via the coding sequence ATGATCGATTTCCTCAAGCGCACCAGTCCCGGGCTGCTTGCGCTCTACATCCTCGCCGCCGTGGGCCTGCTTCTCATCGGCTACCGCTTTGTGATGGGGCTGGGCGCTGTCACCAACCTGAGCGATTCCTATCCCTGGGGCCTGTGGATCGGCGTGGACGTGCTGGCCGGCATCGCCCTGGCCGCCGGGGGCTTCGTCGTGGCCGGCTCGGTTCACCTCTTCGGATTGACGCGATTCCACTCCCTGACCCGGCCCGCCATCGCAACGGCCTTTCTGGGTTATCTCATCTTCATCTTTGGATTGATCGTCGACCTGGGGCGGCCCTGGAATCTCTGGCGCGCCATCTTCAACTGGAACCACAGCTCCCCCATGTTCGAGGTCGCCTGGTGCGTCATGCTCTACACCAGCGTCCTCTTGCTGGAATTCCTGCCCCCCGTTTTCGAGCGTTTCCGACTGTCCGCCCTGCATGAGCACTGGAAACGGCTGGCCCCATGGTTCATCGTGTTCATCCTGACCTTGTTCACCTTCGCCATGACCGACTCCGTCGTCTGGGCCGTCGTCATGCTGGCCATCCTGATGGGCTGGGAGCTGCTCTTCCGCCTCAAGTTGAGTTCACGCAGCATCCAGATGCCCCTGCTGATGATCATGGCCGGCGTGATGTTCTCCACCATGCACCAGTCTTCGCTGGGAACTCTCTTCACCTTGGTGCCGCACCGGCTGCATGCGCTCTGGTACTCACCCATGCTGCCCGTGCTCTTCCTCCTGTCCGCGATCATGGTGGCGCCGGCGATGGTGATCGTCGAGTGTTTCGCCAGCGAGAAGGGCCTGGGGCACAAACTGGACATTCGGCCGCTGACCTCGTTCGCACGGGCCATGCCCTGGCTGCTGGGCACCTACTTGCTGGTCAAGATCGTCGACCTCGTGCTGCGCGGGGCGGTCTACGACGCCCTGGCGATCAGCTGGCAGTCCTGGTCCTGGTGGGGCGAGCTGCTGGTGGGGGTCGTGCTGCCCTTCGCCCTCTTCCTCTCGCGCGATGTGCGCGAGAAACGTGGCGGCCTGCTCACGTCGGCCGCGCTGGTCGTGATCGGGTTGCTCTGGAACCGCATCAATGTGACGGTGGTGGGGATGATCGATCCGGACGGCTCGGTGTACCACCCCTATTGGGCGGAGATTCTCATCACCCTGGGGCTGATCTCCCTGGGCATCCTGGCCTACCGCGTGATCTCGATGTATCTGCCGATCCACGGGCACGCCGACCCTGCAACCAGTTGA
- a CDS encoding 4Fe-4S dicluster domain-containing protein — MKAMLIDSTRCVGCRACQIACKSWNELPSESTTFFAGKGYQNPGDLSASTWTLITYNETKRRGRFDWVFGKRQCMHCMMPACATACPVHALKKSEEGPVTYDASLCLGCRYCQLACPFDVPRFEWDRVLTKITKCTLCADRVAEGQEPACSKVCPTDAIVFGERGHMLEEAHRRIESNPRNYVHHVYGETEVGGTCVFHISDVPQEQLGHVKGLSTEPYSAYSKPAMATIPYVLTGLGLGLGAVSWIVNRRQQLAAQEEDLGHTKDPEQGGTGQ, encoded by the coding sequence ATGAAGGCGATGCTGATCGATTCCACCCGCTGTGTGGGTTGCCGGGCCTGCCAGATCGCCTGCAAGAGCTGGAACGAGTTGCCCAGCGAGTCCACCACCTTTTTCGCCGGCAAGGGCTACCAGAATCCGGGCGACCTCTCGGCTTCCACCTGGACGCTCATCACCTACAACGAGACGAAACGGCGCGGCCGCTTCGACTGGGTCTTCGGCAAGCGGCAGTGCATGCACTGCATGATGCCGGCCTGCGCCACCGCGTGTCCGGTCCATGCCCTCAAGAAATCCGAGGAGGGACCGGTCACCTACGACGCCTCGCTCTGCCTGGGCTGCCGCTACTGCCAGCTGGCTTGCCCCTTCGACGTGCCGCGCTTCGAGTGGGACAGGGTGCTGACCAAAATCACCAAGTGCACGCTCTGCGCGGACCGGGTGGCCGAGGGTCAGGAACCGGCCTGTTCCAAGGTCTGCCCCACCGACGCCATCGTCTTCGGGGAGCGCGGGCACATGCTGGAGGAGGCCCACCGGCGCATTGAAAGCAACCCGCGCAACTATGTGCACCACGTCTACGGCGAGACGGAAGTGGGTGGCACCTGTGTCTTCCACATCTCCGACGTGCCTCAGGAACAACTGGGTCATGTCAAGGGCCTGTCCACTGAGCCTTACTCGGCCTATTCCAAGCCGGCCATGGCCACCATCCCCTATGTCCTGACTGGATTGGGCCTGGGTCTGGGCGCCGTGTCCTGGATCGTCAACCGCCGGCAGCAGCTGGCCGCCCAGGAGGAGGATTTGGGACACACGAAGGATCCAGAGCAGGGAGGAACAGGGCAATGA
- the fdnG gene encoding formate dehydrogenase-N subunit alpha, which yields MNLTRRSFLGAAGAGVFGTAVGVLGLAKPAQAKRRKRFKTAETKESTTICPYCGVGCGLIVSTREGKLISIEGDPDHPINEGALCSKGMSLFQVAKNDRRLQKVRYRAPGSAKWEEKSWDWALTEIAKRIKTTRDATFVAKDGDKLVNRTEGLACLGGAALDNEECYLYSKLARSLGVVWLEHQARIUHSSTVASLAATYGRGAMTSHWIDMIHADVAMVMGSNVVENHPIAAKWLSRAKDRGAIILNADPRYTRTSSFADHYCQFRSGTDIAFVNGMINYALENGYIQREYVLNYTNASFIIHKDVGFHDGLFSGYDEAKRSYDKSTWQYETGPDGMPLRDMTLQHPRCVFQLMKRHFSRYNVDTVCSITGAPREDYIKICRNYTSTWAPDRVGTWLYAMGTTQHTNGTQNIRTYAILQLLLGNVGLAGGGVNALRGESNVQGSTDFGLLFHILPGYNPTPVVANQGLDAYLEANTPKTVDPKSANWWGNRPKYVISMLKAWYGDHATPANDFCYDYLPKRSEDHSHISLFEAMYEGRIKGLVLLGQNPAVGGPNSLKERAALEKLEWMVAVDLWQTETSTFWQRPGTNPASIQTEVFLLPACSSIEKEGSIINSGRWAQWRYKAVDPVGVSASDLWILDSLHKKLRALYAEGGALPEAITRMNWDYGTPDVPDHHIEPDVHRVAREINGYFTRDTTLDDKGTPKTHKKGSQVPGFALLQADGSTASGNWLYCNSYTGPEPKDNKMARRDGTDAPNGIGLYPNWAWSWPVNRRILYNRASVDPAGQPWNARNWVIRWNAADKKWEGDVPDGPWPPGEKHPFIMRPDGHAALWAATLNDGPLPEAYEPLESPQRNLMSSVQVNPAIKLWSQVRPELNPVGEHEHYPIIGTTYRVSEHWQAGAMTRNLSWLTELVPDVFVEMSTALADLRGIKNGDRVQIMTARGAMEAYALVTNRFQPFRVDGRMMHEVGVVWHFGWEGIAKGDSANVLTSHVGDANTMIPEYKAFLCDVRKVSGGVA from the coding sequence ATGAATCTCACTCGTCGCAGTTTCCTGGGCGCGGCCGGCGCGGGCGTCTTCGGCACGGCAGTGGGCGTGCTGGGCCTGGCCAAGCCGGCCCAAGCCAAACGACGCAAGCGCTTCAAAACGGCGGAGACCAAGGAGAGCACCACCATCTGCCCCTATTGCGGGGTCGGCTGCGGCCTGATCGTCTCCACCCGCGAAGGCAAGCTGATCAGCATCGAGGGCGATCCGGACCATCCCATCAACGAAGGGGCCCTCTGCTCCAAGGGCATGTCCCTCTTCCAGGTGGCGAAGAACGATCGCCGGCTGCAGAAGGTGCGCTACCGCGCCCCGGGCAGCGCCAAGTGGGAGGAGAAATCCTGGGATTGGGCGCTGACGGAGATCGCCAAGCGCATCAAGACCACGCGCGACGCCACCTTCGTCGCCAAGGACGGGGACAAGCTGGTCAACCGCACGGAGGGCCTTGCCTGTCTGGGCGGCGCCGCCCTGGACAACGAGGAATGCTACCTGTATTCGAAGCTCGCGAGATCCCTGGGGGTGGTCTGGCTGGAACACCAGGCCCGCATATGACACAGCTCCACGGTCGCCAGTCTGGCGGCCACCTATGGACGCGGAGCCATGACCAGCCACTGGATCGACATGATCCACGCCGACGTGGCGATGGTGATGGGATCGAACGTGGTGGAGAACCACCCCATCGCCGCCAAATGGCTGAGCAGGGCCAAGGATCGCGGCGCCATCATCCTCAACGCCGACCCGCGTTACACGCGCACCTCCTCCTTCGCCGACCATTACTGCCAGTTCCGCAGCGGCACGGACATCGCCTTCGTCAACGGCATGATCAACTACGCCCTCGAGAATGGCTACATCCAGCGGGAGTACGTGCTCAACTACACCAACGCCTCCTTCATCATCCACAAGGACGTGGGTTTCCACGACGGCCTGTTCAGCGGCTACGACGAGGCCAAGCGCAGCTACGACAAGTCCACCTGGCAGTATGAGACGGGGCCAGATGGCATGCCCTTGCGCGACATGACCCTCCAGCACCCCCGCTGCGTCTTCCAGCTGATGAAGCGCCACTTCTCCCGCTACAACGTGGACACGGTCTGCTCCATCACCGGTGCGCCGCGGGAGGACTACATCAAGATCTGCCGCAACTACACCTCCACCTGGGCGCCGGACCGGGTGGGCACCTGGCTCTACGCCATGGGCACCACCCAGCACACCAACGGTACGCAGAACATCCGCACCTATGCCATCCTCCAGCTGCTGCTGGGCAACGTGGGGCTGGCGGGGGGCGGCGTCAACGCTCTGCGCGGCGAGTCCAACGTGCAGGGATCAACGGACTTCGGCCTGCTCTTCCACATCCTGCCTGGCTACAACCCCACGCCGGTCGTGGCGAACCAGGGGTTGGACGCCTACCTGGAGGCCAACACGCCCAAGACGGTGGATCCCAAGTCAGCCAACTGGTGGGGCAACCGGCCCAAGTACGTCATCTCCATGCTCAAGGCCTGGTACGGGGACCACGCCACGCCGGCCAACGACTTCTGTTACGACTACCTGCCCAAGCGGAGCGAGGACCACTCGCACATCTCCCTCTTCGAGGCCATGTACGAGGGGAGGATCAAGGGTCTCGTCCTGCTGGGCCAGAACCCGGCGGTGGGCGGCCCCAATTCCTTGAAGGAGCGCGCCGCCCTCGAGAAACTGGAGTGGATGGTGGCCGTGGACCTCTGGCAGACGGAGACCTCCACCTTCTGGCAGCGGCCCGGGACGAATCCCGCCTCGATCCAGACCGAGGTCTTCCTGCTGCCCGCCTGCTCGTCCATCGAGAAGGAGGGCAGCATCATCAACAGCGGCCGCTGGGCCCAGTGGCGCTACAAGGCGGTGGATCCGGTGGGTGTGTCCGCCTCCGACCTGTGGATCCTCGACTCGCTCCACAAGAAGCTGCGCGCCCTCTATGCCGAAGGCGGGGCTCTGCCCGAGGCGATCACCAGGATGAACTGGGACTACGGCACGCCCGACGTGCCGGACCACCATATCGAGCCGGACGTGCACCGGGTCGCGCGCGAGATCAACGGTTACTTCACCCGCGACACAACCCTGGACGACAAGGGCACGCCCAAGACCCACAAGAAGGGGAGCCAGGTTCCCGGCTTCGCCCTGCTGCAGGCGGACGGATCCACCGCGTCGGGCAACTGGCTCTACTGCAACAGCTACACGGGGCCGGAACCCAAGGACAACAAAATGGCGCGGCGGGACGGCACGGACGCACCCAACGGCATCGGTCTCTACCCGAACTGGGCGTGGTCCTGGCCCGTCAACCGGCGCATTCTCTACAACCGCGCCTCGGTGGATCCCGCGGGCCAGCCCTGGAATGCGCGTAACTGGGTCATCCGTTGGAACGCCGCCGACAAGAAATGGGAGGGGGACGTGCCGGACGGCCCCTGGCCGCCGGGGGAGAAGCATCCTTTCATCATGCGGCCGGACGGGCACGCCGCCCTGTGGGCCGCCACGCTCAACGACGGACCGCTGCCCGAGGCCTACGAACCGCTCGAGAGTCCGCAGCGCAACCTGATGTCCAGCGTGCAGGTGAATCCGGCGATCAAGCTCTGGTCCCAGGTCAGGCCCGAGCTCAACCCGGTGGGCGAGCACGAGCATTATCCCATCATTGGAACCACCTACCGCGTCAGCGAGCACTGGCAGGCGGGGGCGATGACGCGCAACCTGTCCTGGCTGACGGAGCTGGTGCCTGATGTCTTCGTGGAGATGAGCACGGCCCTGGCCGACCTGCGTGGCATCAAGAACGGCGACCGCGTGCAGATCATGACGGCGCGGGGCGCCATGGAGGCTTACGCCCTCGTCACCAACCGTTTCCAGCCCTTCCGGGTGGACGGCAGGATGATGCACGAGGTGGGGGTGGTCTGGCACTTCGGCTGGGAGGGCATCGCCAAGGGTGACAGCGCCAATGTGCTCACCTCGCATGTGGGCGACGCCAACACCATGATCCCGGAGTACAAGGCCTTCCTCTGCGATGTGCGCAAGGTCTCGGGAGGTGTGGCATGA
- a CDS encoding formate dehydrogenase accessory protein FdhE, translating into MNHSPTDLPAQVKLLEVLQSRLDDYCRAIDEAEPYGGKADSWLEEGAAHLRQGRCLLTDAPRPRPAVAVLAAHLLGGLLEEALPQRAEDLARIRAYVEEDAAGHLDKVLGDRGHELMAAFQFAGLAEDLAVFHAIWLARPFRAWFAWRAVGQAGLNSWTGGSCPVCGHWPALSMIDTKAEGRRHLWCLHCGTAWRHPRLQCAFCGCSDQSRLRHIHLEGEENWRLQGCRDCKRYVKEFRSEEELGSLPWDALLLGSTELDLAAVQHDLMRESPLVSQRPHRPSPLAAAQIEDHHMSPNPERGR; encoded by the coding sequence ATGAACCATTCACCGACCGATCTGCCGGCGCAGGTGAAGCTCCTGGAAGTGTTGCAGAGTCGTCTTGACGACTACTGCCGGGCGATTGACGAGGCGGAACCCTATGGCGGGAAAGCCGACTCTTGGTTGGAGGAGGGGGCGGCCCATCTGCGGCAGGGACGGTGTCTGCTGACCGACGCGCCCCGTCCCCGGCCGGCGGTGGCGGTCCTGGCCGCGCACCTCTTGGGCGGCTTGCTGGAAGAGGCTCTCCCGCAGCGGGCGGAGGATCTGGCCCGGATTCGCGCCTACGTCGAGGAGGACGCCGCGGGTCACCTCGACAAGGTGCTTGGCGACCGCGGCCATGAGCTGATGGCGGCCTTCCAGTTCGCCGGACTGGCCGAGGACCTCGCCGTCTTCCATGCCATTTGGCTGGCCCGCCCCTTCCGTGCCTGGTTCGCCTGGCGAGCGGTGGGACAGGCGGGACTAAACTCCTGGACCGGCGGCAGTTGCCCGGTGTGCGGACACTGGCCGGCCCTTTCCATGATCGACACCAAGGCCGAGGGCCGCCGGCATCTCTGGTGCCTGCACTGCGGCACGGCCTGGCGCCACCCCCGCCTGCAATGTGCTTTCTGCGGATGCAGCGACCAGAGCCGCCTGCGGCACATCCACCTGGAAGGCGAGGAGAATTGGCGCCTCCAGGGTTGCCGGGACTGCAAGCGCTACGTGAAGGAGTTCCGCAGCGAGGAGGAGCTGGGCAGCCTCCCCTGGGATGCGCTCCTGCTCGGTTCGACGGAGCTGGACCTGGCGGCCGTCCAGCACGACCTGATGCGGGAATCCCCGCTCGTGTCGCAGCGGCCGCATCGGCCGTCGCCCCTCGCGGCGGCCCAGATCGAAGACCATCACATGTCACCCAATCCGGAGAGAGGCCGATGA